The Synechococcus sp. MVIR-18-1 region TACGGCTTCGTGAGCCAGAGGAACTTCCGGATCCACGTTTGTACGGGAGCTGTGGTCTTAGGGATGGGGATTTGGCTCCAGCTTCCCTCCATCCAGCTGGCGGTGTTGGTGCTCACGGTGGCTGTTGTGTTGGTGTTGGAGCTGCTCAATACGGCCATCGAAGCTGCGGTGGACTTGGCAATCGGCCGCCGGTTCCATCCCCTTGCCAGGGTTGCCAAGGATTGTGCGGCTGCCGCTGTTCTCGTCTCTGCAATCAGCTCAATGCTGATCGCGCTCCTGCTTCTCCTTCCACCCCTGATCCTGCGCCTGGGCCTCTGACCATGCTCTTGGTTATCGATAACTACGACAGTTTCACCTTCAACCTGGTGCAATACCTGGGGGAGCTCGCCAGCCAGTTCCCGGTGGCCAC contains the following coding sequences:
- a CDS encoding diacylglycerol kinase family protein produces the protein MKSLLNPEDGAPVPEEISQRSTQRAHRAAKRGAWRIAGDLPSSFRYAAQGLGYGFVSQRNFRIHVCTGAVVLGMGIWLQLPSIQLAVLVLTVAVVLVLELLNTAIEAAVDLAIGRRFHPLARVAKDCAAAAVLVSAISSMLIALLLLLPPLILRLGL